The DNA segment GGCGGCCGCGACCGAGCGAGTCCCCGCTCGTGACCAATTGCTGGTCGACGCGGTGCAGCAGGAACGAATGGAACGTCGACGCCAGAGCGACGTTGCTGGCGATCAGAACGAGGGCGACAGCGACGAAGCCGACGATGATTCGCCGGCGGAGCGACACGGCCTTACGCGGCGAGCCGCAGTGAGTAGCCCACGCCGCGAACCGTCTGGATCAGCGGTGGCCCGAGCTTGTCGAGCTTCTTGCGCAGGTAGCTGATGTAGGTCTCCACGACGGTGGCGTGGCCGCCGAAGTCGTACTGCCACACGTGGTCCAGGATCTGGCTGCGGCTGAGCACACGCCCGGCGTTGACCATGAGGAAGCGCAGCAGGTTGTACTCCGTCGGCGACAGTTCGATGATCTCGCCGGCGCGGCGCACGACGTGGGCCTCGTCGTCCATCTCGAGGTCGGCAAAGTTCAGCTTGTTCGAGCCCGCGCCCGCACCCTGGCGGCGCAGAATCACCTGGATGCGGGCGATCACCTCTTCGAGGCTGAACGGCTTGGTGACGTAGTCGTCGCCGCCGAGGGTGAGGCCGCGCACCTTGTCTTCGGTCGTGTCCTTCGCCGACAGGAACAGCACCGGCACCTTCGAGCCGTCGAGGCGCAGGCGGCGCACGATCTCGAACCCGTCGAGGTCGGGCAGCATCACGTCGAGGAGGACGACGTCGGGATTGAACCGCTCGACCTGGGCGATGGCGTCGCGGCCGTTGTTGGCCACCCGCACGTCGTAGCCGAAGTGGCGCAGCGCCGAGTCGAGCAGGAAGGTGATGTTCTCCTCGTCGTCGACCACGAGGACGCGTGGGAGGCGGTCGTTCATGGGTCCTCAGTCTGCACCCGGAGTCTGAGACTTTCCTGTGAGGTCGCCGAGAGTTGCCGGGCGAGCCGCGGCCGCGTCGGCCGGGGCGGCGGCCACGTCCCCCGTTTTCCTGCAGTGTCATAGCGACAACCAGGCGGCCTGCCATCGCGTTACACCTGCCGGGCACAAGCTGGGTGCATCCCATGGGCCGCAGCATGTACCGGCCGGGCCAGATCCCCGAATCGACGCTCCGCTACATGCGCTCCACGCTCGACACCGCCCGACGCAACGGCGCCGACCCCGCGTGGGTCAACACGCAACGCCGCAGGGGCCTCCTCCCACCGCCATCCGAGGAGTTGTCGCTATTACACTGCAGTGAAGCGCGGGAGGTCCTGGGCGCGGCGGTGGGTGGCGCAGCCGCGGGCAGGCGCGGGCATGCGCGCTCGGCGTCGCGTACGTTGCAGCGATGGAGCTGATCGCAGGCTGGGAATCGATCGAGGGGGCCGACGGCGACCTCGCCGTGTACGTGGCGCGGCCGGAGGCGGCCACGACTCCGCTTCCGGGCGTGCTCGTGCTGCAAGAGGTGTGGGGCGTCGACGCCCACATCGAGGACGTGACGAACCGCATGGCGGCGGCCGGCTACGTCGCGGTGTCACCCGACGTGTACTCACTCGGGGGCGCGCAGCGACCCGAGGCGATCACACCCGCACGCGTGCGCACCCTGATGGACTTCTTCGACACCATCCCGACGGGCTCGTGGCAGGACACCGACGCCCGCAACGCCGAGCTGGCCAAACTCCCGCAAGCCGAAGCCGACGCACTCAACGACACGATGACGACGCTGTTCGGCCAGTTCGCCAACTTCGAGAAGTTCATCGCCGAGTTGCGCGTCACGACGCAGTGGCTGGCGGCGCAGGAATACTGCGACGGCAACGTCGGTGCCATCGGGTTCTGCATGGGCGGCGGCATGGCGGCGCGTCTGGCGTGTGACGAGCCGCTGCTGAAGGGCGCGGTTGGCTTCTACGGCGCGGCGCCGACGCCCGAGCAGATCGCCAACCTGCACTGTCCCGTCCTGTGCCTGCACGGCGAGTTGGACTCGCGGCTCGTCGGCACGATCCCGGGTTTCCAGAAGGCGGCCGACGAAGCGGGCAAGTCCTACGAAGCCGTGGTGTACCCCGACGCCCCGCACGCGTTCTTCAACGACACGCGTGCGTCGTACCGCCCCGACGCGGCGCGCCAGGCCTTCGCCCGCACCCTGGCGTTCCTCGACGAGCACGTGGCGCGGGGCTGACGGCGATGGAACCGATCGTCGCCCGCAAGACGCACCGCACGTTGGAGATGATCCACGGCTACATCTACTTCGCCCCCGAGGCCACCGACGCCTACGCCGCGCTCGGCGTGACGGGCCGCTCCGGTTACTTCGCGTCGCGCTCGGCCGCGATGGGCCCCGCGTCGGCGGAACTCGTCATCGCCACCTTCTTCAACTTCAACAGGGGCCTCGTGCGCCACGCCATGGACGGCGTCTGGGACGTCACGACGCCGGCCGCGCTCCTCGCGGCGCGGCTCGAGGCCGCCGGCGCGATGTTGCGCCGCACCATCGGCGACCTCGCCGTCGGCGCCGATCTCGAAGAAGCCGCCAGCTTGGCGCGACGCGCCGCCGAGGAGGCGTGCGGGCATCTGAGTGGCAAGCCGCTCTTCGCCGGTCACGCCACGTTGCCGTGGCCCGACGATCCCCTCCTCGTGTTGTGGCACGCCCAGTCGCTGCTGCGCGAGTTCCGCGGCGACATCCACGTCGCGGCCATGACCGCCGAGGGCATCGACGGCTGCGAGGCGCTGGTGTGCCACGCCGCGTCGGGCGAGATCGGTCGTGACGTGCTCCAGTCGACGCGGGCGTGGTCCGACGACGAGTGGCAGGCCGCAGTCGAGTCGCTGCAGCGCAAGGGTCACCTGAACGCCAATGGGGCGTTCACCGAGACGGGCGCGGCGTCGCGCCAGTGGGTCGAAGACCAGACCGACGCCAGTGCGCTGCTCGCCTACGAACCGCTCGGTGACGACGGGTGCGAGCGCCTGCGCTTCCTGTGCCGCCCGTGGTCGAAGGCGATCGCGGCGGCGCGATGAACCTCGACGACCTGCTGGCGCGCGCCACCGACCGGGTCGTCGTCAATCCGTCCGATGGCAAGTCGGGCGCGCGTTTCGAAAAGCTCACGGTCGACGGGCAGCGCTACTTCCTGAAGGTGCTGTCCTACGACGCCGACTGGATCATGCGGTGCTCCGGCAACACGGACTTCTGGGAGTACAAGGTGTGGCACGCCGGCCTGTACGACCGCGTGCCGCCCGAGATCGACCACACCATCGTCGCAATGTCGCTCGAGGCCGGTCGGCTGTCGCTGCTGGCGCGCGACGTCAGCGAGCATCTGATTCCGGAGGGCGACGACCTCGTCACCGCCGAGCAGGCCGACGCGTTCATGGACCACATGGCGGCGTTCCACGCCGCCTACTGGGGCTGGCGCGACGACGTCGGTCTGTCCTCGATCGAGCAGCGCATCGGCTTCTTCTCCGATGCGAACGTGGCCCGTGAAATGCAAGCCGCCGACCCGCCGAGCCCGATCGTCGTCGCCCAGCAGGGATGGTCGATGCTGCGCGACCGCTCGCCGGCGCTCGCGGATCTGGTCGAGCCAATCCGGGCCGACCCGACCCGGCTCGCCGACGCGTTGCGCGCCCTGCCCGTCACCTTTGTCGCGGGCGACTGGAAGATGGGCAACCTCGGCTACAACGCCACCACGAAGCAGACGATCCTGCTCGACTGGGCGTATCCCGGTTCGTGCCCGGGGCTATGGGAACTGATGTGGTATCTCGGCGTCAACCGCGCCCGGCTGCCGCGCTCGAAGGAAGACACGATCGCCTGCTACCGCGATGCGCTCGAACGTCGTGGCGTCGCGACCGCCGGCTGGTGGGACGACGCCGTGGGTCTGTGCGCCCTGGCGCAGATGTGCATGATGGGCTGGGAAAAAGCCGTCGGCGACGACGACGAACTCCGCTGGTGGGAAGACTTCGTTTCCAGGACAGGCGGTCGCCCCGCGTAGCTTGAGCGGCCATGTCGGAGGAAGTGTTCGATCTCGAGGAAGGCGAAGAGTCCGTCCTCGAGGGCGACGCCCCCTTCCGACGGGGCAGCGCTCGCGCCGCCCTCGCCCACCGCGACTTCGCCCTCGTGTGGTGGGGTTCGCTGGCGTCGAACGTGGGGACGTGGATGCAGAACGCGGCGCTCGGCGCGCTGGCGTTCAAACTGACGCACTCCTCGGGCTTCGTCGCGCTGCTGGGCTTCGCCCAGCTCGGCCCTCTGCTCGCGCTGTCGCTGATCGGCGGCATGCTCGCCGATTCGATCGATCGCCGGTGGCTGCTGGTGGCGACGCAGGTCGAGCAGGGCGCGCTGTCGTTCCTGTTGGCGTTCTTCGCCGCCCAGCACCACCCGTCCCATGCCGCACTGTTCTTCTGCGTGCTCGGCATCGGCATCGGCAACGCACTGTTCGCGCCGACCATGTCGGCGGTGCAGCCGCAACTCGTCGGCAAGAAGGACCTGCCGGGCGCGGTGTCGCTGCAATCCGTACAGCTCAACCTCTCGCGGGTGATCGGGCCGGTCATCGGCGGCCTCATCATTCCCTTCGTGCACGCGTGGGGCGTCTTCTTTATCAACGCGCTGACCTACCTGTTCGCCATCGTGACGCTGCTGATGGTGACAATCCCACGGCCATATCCCGATCACAGCGAACAGGGCATCAAGCGCGCCCTCGGGGGTTTCCGCATCGCCCGCCACGACGGACTCGTCGGCCGATGTCTCATCATGATCACGACGTTCTCCTTCTTCTGCCTGTGCTTTATCGGCCTGTTGCCCGTCATCGCCGGCGACAACCTCGGCATGAACGTGACCGGTACCGCCTACGGCATCCTCTTTGCCAGCTTCGGGTCGGGCGCGGCGCTGGGCGCCATCGCCGTCGGGACCGTCTGGGTCGACACCTCGAAGGCGAAGATCGTGCGCGTCGGCATGCCGATCTTCGGCGTCTTCCTTGGCGTGCTCGCGGCGCTGCGGACACCGGCGCTCGCGTTCCCCGTCGTCTTCTTTGTCGGCTTCTTCTACTTCGCCACGATCACCTCGCTGTCCACGGTGTTGCAGAACCATTTGAGCGAGCAGGTGCGCGGCCGCGTGATGGCGCTGTGGATCATGGGCTTTGGCGGCACCGTGCCCTTCGGCCTGCTGGCCGGCGGGTGGCTCGCCGACCACACGTCGGTCAGTACCGTGCTTGTCGTGGGCGTGGTGTTCGCGTTCTTGTTGACGGCCGCGATCGACTTGCGCGGCCGCGAGTCGCCAATCGGAATGGAAACCGCGCCGTGACGACTCGGGTCGGCTTCGGGCGCGCCGTCATCACGCCGCCGCTGCCGGTCATGCTCGCCGGCTTCGGTGACCGCGCCGGACCCGCCACCGAAGTGCGCGACGACCTCGAGGTGCGCGCCTTCTACGCGTCGAGCGACGGTGTCGGGCTCTGCTTGCTGGTGTGCGACCTGCTCGGCATGTCACCCGGGTTCGCCAACCCGGTACGCGCCGCGGTTCGCGACCTGCTTGATCTGCCGGCGCCGGCCGTGCTCACCGCCTGCATCCACACCCACGCCGGCCCGTCGACGATGGCCGGCTCGGAACGGCTCGGCTGGCCGACGCCTGACGGCTACCTCGACATCCTCGTGCGCGGCTGCCTCGACGCGGCGCGCGAAGCGCGCGCCAACGCCGAATCCGCAACCTTTCACTACCGCCGCGAAGCACTGCCCGACGGGTTGTCGGTCAACCGGCGCGGCCACCCGTACGCTCCGCATTTCGCCGCCCTCGACGTGCGCGCCGCCAGTGGCGCCCGCATCGGTGCCATCGCCAACGTGTCGATCCATCCCGTCGCCCTCGGCCCGGCGTGCCTGGCGGTGTCGAGCGACTGGGTCGGCTCGTTCCGCAACGAACTCGAACGCACCCACGACGGGCGGGCGGTGCTGCTTTCCGGCGCGCTGGGCGACGTCAACCCGCCGCTGCACGCCCACGCCACCGGCTTCTACGACAACGACAACTTCGAGGACGCCGACGAACTCGGCGTGCGGGTCGCCGGCGTCGTCGGCCCGGCGCTCGACGCTGCCCGACCCGTCGGCCACGGCGCAGTCGGCGTGCGTCGTCACCGCTGGGTCGAAGTCGAGGCGACGGGCGCGCTGGCTGCGGTGGCCGGCGTGGCGGGACACGTCCCCGTCGAACTCGTGGAGTGGTGGCTGGGCGACGTCGAACTCGTCACCGTGCCCGGCGAGGCCTTCCACGCGCTGGGCAACAAGATCGAAGCCGCGGTTGGCGGGCCGATGCTGCTCGCCGGCCTGTCCCCGGTGTGGCAGGGCTACCTCCCCGACCCCTGGGGCGACGGCTACGAGGAAGGCGTGAGCTATGGCGAGGACTTCGTCGCCGGCGTGCGCGCCGCGTTGCTGTCATGACCACGCTCGCCGCATCCGTGGTCATCACCCCCGACGGGCTGCTCGCGCCGGGTGAGGTGTCGATCGACGAAGGCGTGATCGTCGACGTACGCCCGCACACCGGTGTCGCGCCCGCGCGCGTGCTGGCGCCGGGTTTCATCGACGTGCAGGTGAACGGTCACGTCGACGTCGACGTCGCCACCGCCGCGGGCGACGACTGGGATCGCCTCGACCATCTGCTGGCGTCGCAGGGCGTCACCGCGTGGTGCCCGACGATCGTGACCGCGCCGCTGGCGGTCTACCCCGAACGCCTCGAGCGCATCGCCGGCGCGGCGCGGCGGCCACCGGCGCACGCTCGCCCCACCATCATCGGCGCCCACCTCGAAGGGCCGTTCTTGGGCGACGCCTACGGCGCCCACGTGCCCGAGTGGGTCGCCCCGATCGACCTCGACTGGCTCGCCGCCCTCCCGCCAATCGTGCGGGTGATGACCCTCGGCCCCGAGCAGCCGTTGGCCGCCGAGGCCATCGGCCTCCTGTGCAACCGCGGCGTGCTGGTGAGCATGGGCCACTCGAAGGCGACCTACGAGACGGCGATCGCGGGCGCCGACGCCGGCGCGCGGCTCGTCACCCACCTGTTCAACGGAATGGCGCCGCTGCACCACCGGGCGCCGGGCATCCTGGGCGCCGCTCTCTCGGACGACCGCCTCGTGCCGTCGCTCATCGCCGACGGCGTGCACGTGCACCCCGCAGCGTTGCGCGCCGCGGCGCGGGCCAAGGGGCGCGGCGGGTGGATTTTGGTGACCGACGCCGTCGGCTGGCAGACGCACGACCGCGTCGAGATCGTCGACGGCGCCCCGCGCCTGCCCGACGGCACCATCGCCGGCAGCTGCGCCCGCATGGACGAGTGCGTGGCACGCATGGTGCAGGCAGCGCGCATCGACATCGTCGACGTGGTGCACGCGGCCGCCACCACGCCGGCGCGCCTGCTCGGCCTCGACGGTGAGCGCGGCGCCATCGCCGTCGACCTGCGCGCCGACCTCGTCGCCCTCGATCCCGACACTCTGCGCGCCACCGAGGTCTGGATCGCGTAAGAGTTAGGCAGTGGTAATACTGCGCCCGTTGCGAGAAGCCCCGCTGGCGTTCCGCCGGCTGGTGGCGGTGCAGGCGCTGCACGCGGCGGGCGACGCCATGGTCGCCGTCGCCCTTGCCAACACCCTGTTCTTCAACGTGCCGGTAGGCGAGGCGCGCGACAAGGTCGGCTTGTACCTGCTGTTGACGATGACGCCCTTCGCCGTCCTGTCACCGCTGGTGGGCCCGGCGCTCGATCGCCGCCGCGGCGCCTACCGCCTCGGCTTGCTCGCCAGCGCTGGGGGGCGCGCCGTGCTGGCGCTGTTGCTGTCGACGCGCACCGACCGGTTGTGGCTGTATCCCCTCGCCTTCGGCTTGCTCGTGTTGTCCCGCGCCCACGGCATCAGCCGCGCCGCCATCGTGCCGACCACCATCGACGAGCACCACCGGTTGATGTGGGCCAACGCCTGGCTGGCAGTGACGTCGGTCGCCGGCGCGGCGGTCGGCGCGGCGGTCGGCGGCGGCGTGCAGCACTTCATCTCGACCAAGGCGACGCTGTGGCTGGCGACGATCCTGTTCATCGTCGTAGTCCCACCGGCGTTCGCGTTGCCGAAACCCGAAGGCGACACCGCGCACGACCACGTCGCCGGTGACTACCGCGCCCTGCTCAGCTCGCGCCTGATCGGCGGTGGCGTGGTCATGGGCGCGTGCCGGGCCAGCGTCGGCTTCCTCACGTTTCTCCTCGCGTTCCTGCTGCGGGCGCACGGCCACGGCACGAAGGGCTTCGCGCTGACGATCGGCGCGGCTGGTCTCGGCGGCTTCGCCGGTTCGGCCGTCGCCCCGGCGCTGCGCAAGGTGCTGCGCGAACCGCTGCTGCTGCTGAGCGCGCTCCTGCTGATGGGCGGCGCCGCGCTGTACGTGTCGCACGCGTTCACGCTGCGCAACGCCGGACTCGTCGCCGCCGTCGTCGGCTTCGGCAGCACCGCCGGGCGCCTGGCGTTCGACTCGCTGGTGCAGCGCGACGCGCCCGAGGCGATCCGCGGCCGCACCTTCGCCCGCTACGAGACGATCTTTCAGTTGTGCTGGGTCGCAGGCGCCGGCATGGCCACGCTGATCCCGTTCCATTCCCGCGGCGGCATGCGCGTGCTGGCGCTGATCTGCTTCGGAGGCGTCGCTTTGTCGATCTACGGCCTGATCGTGCGCGGCCGGTTAGTTCACCGCCCGCTCCCGGCCCTCCCAGAAGGGGGCACGGAGCTCCCGACGAAGGATCTTTCCTGACGGGTTGCGCGGCAGGGCGTCGATGAAGCCGACGCCCGTCGGGCACTTGAAGTGGGCGAGGCGTTCGCGGGCGAAGGCGATGATCTCCTCGGGCGTCGGGTCCTGTCCCGCCGCCTTGACGACGAGGGCGTGCACCGTCTCGCCCCACTTCTCCGACGGGATTCCGAACGCCGCGACGTCGGCCACACCGGGATGCGACATCAGGCAGTTCTCGATTTCGGCGGGATAGATGTTCTCACCGCCCGAGATGATCATGTCCTTCACGCGGTCGTGGATATAGAGATATCCGTCCGCGTCCAGGTAGCCGGCGTCGCCCGTCTTCAACCAACCCTCTGCGTCGACCGTGTTGGCGGTCTCGTCCGGCTTGTGCCAGTAGCCGAGCATGTTCTGGCCGCTGCGCGTCCAGATCTCGCCCACCTCGCCGACCGCGGCGTCGTCGTTGGTGTCGGGGTCGACAATGCGCAACTCGACGCCGGGCAGCGGCTTGCCGGCGGCGCGCAGGAGGTGGGGCTTGTTCACCGGGTCGTGGTCCTCGGGCGCGAGGCACACGATGGCGCCCGTCGTCTCGGTCATCCCGTAGGCCTGGATGAACTTGGCGCCGAACAGTTCCATTGCACCGGCGAGCACCTCGACCGAGATGGGCGACGCGCCGTAGACGACCGTCTCGAGCGACGAGAAGTCCATGTCCTTGGCGCCCGGCACCATGAGCATGAACTGGAGGACGGCGGGCACGGCGAACATGTTGGTGATGCGCTTATCCGGGATCATCGCCAGCATGGCGGCGGGGTCGACCTCGCGCATGAGCACGGTGTGGCAGCCGACGAAGAAACCGACGGTGGCGTAGCCACTGCCACCGATGTGGAACAGCGGCATGGCCACGAGGTTCACGCAGTCCTCGCGGAAGCCCCAGTCGGGTACGGCGATCGGCAGGAGCGCGAACAGGTTGTCGTTGGTCAGCATCACGCCCTTGGGCAGGCCGGTGGTGCCCGACGTGTAGAGCTGGAAGCCGACGTCGTTCGGACCCGATTCGATACCCGTGTCGGTCGCGGGCTGCGCCGCCACCCAGTCTTCGTAGGACGTGTATCCCGCCTTGCCCCCGACGACGACGATCTTCTTCGCGGCGGTGAGGTCGGCGGCGATGGCGTCGAGCACGGGCGCGAACTCCTGGCCGACCACGATCACCTTGGCCTCGGAGTCGTTGAGGATCTGCGAGATCTCGGGCGGAGCAAGGCGCCAGTTGACCGCCACGTTGGCGGCGTTGACCTTGCCGCCACC comes from the Acidimicrobiales bacterium genome and includes:
- a CDS encoding response regulator transcription factor; its protein translation is MNDRLPRVLVVDDEENITFLLDSALRHFGYDVRVANNGRDAIAQVERFNPDVVLLDVMLPDLDGFEIVRRLRLDGSKVPVLFLSAKDTTEDKVRGLTLGGDDYVTKPFSLEEVIARIQVILRRQGAGAGSNKLNFADLEMDDEAHVVRRAGEIIELSPTEYNLLRFLMVNAGRVLSRSQILDHVWQYDFGGHATVVETYISYLRKKLDKLGPPLIQTVRGVGYSLRLAA
- a CDS encoding dienelactone hydrolase family protein, which produces MELIAGWESIEGADGDLAVYVARPEAATTPLPGVLVLQEVWGVDAHIEDVTNRMAAAGYVAVSPDVYSLGGAQRPEAITPARVRTLMDFFDTIPTGSWQDTDARNAELAKLPQAEADALNDTMTTLFGQFANFEKFIAELRVTTQWLAAQEYCDGNVGAIGFCMGGGMAARLACDEPLLKGAVGFYGAAPTPEQIANLHCPVLCLHGELDSRLVGTIPGFQKAADEAGKSYEAVVYPDAPHAFFNDTRASYRPDAARQAFARTLAFLDEHVARG
- a CDS encoding MFS transporter codes for the protein MSEEVFDLEEGEESVLEGDAPFRRGSARAALAHRDFALVWWGSLASNVGTWMQNAALGALAFKLTHSSGFVALLGFAQLGPLLALSLIGGMLADSIDRRWLLVATQVEQGALSFLLAFFAAQHHPSHAALFFCVLGIGIGNALFAPTMSAVQPQLVGKKDLPGAVSLQSVQLNLSRVIGPVIGGLIIPFVHAWGVFFINALTYLFAIVTLLMVTIPRPYPDHSEQGIKRALGGFRIARHDGLVGRCLIMITTFSFFCLCFIGLLPVIAGDNLGMNVTGTAYGILFASFGSGAALGAIAVGTVWVDTSKAKIVRVGMPIFGVFLGVLAALRTPALAFPVVFFVGFFYFATITSLSTVLQNHLSEQVRGRVMALWIMGFGGTVPFGLLAGGWLADHTSVSTVLVVGVVFAFLLTAAIDLRGRESPIGMETAP
- a CDS encoding amidohydrolase family protein gives rise to the protein MTTLAASVVITPDGLLAPGEVSIDEGVIVDVRPHTGVAPARVLAPGFIDVQVNGHVDVDVATAAGDDWDRLDHLLASQGVTAWCPTIVTAPLAVYPERLERIAGAARRPPAHARPTIIGAHLEGPFLGDAYGAHVPEWVAPIDLDWLAALPPIVRVMTLGPEQPLAAEAIGLLCNRGVLVSMGHSKATYETAIAGADAGARLVTHLFNGMAPLHHRAPGILGAALSDDRLVPSLIADGVHVHPAALRAAARAKGRGGWILVTDAVGWQTHDRVEIVDGAPRLPDGTIAGSCARMDECVARMVQAARIDIVDVVHAAATTPARLLGLDGERGAIAVDLRADLVALDPDTLRATEVWIA
- a CDS encoding MFS transporter codes for the protein MREAPLAFRRLVAVQALHAAGDAMVAVALANTLFFNVPVGEARDKVGLYLLLTMTPFAVLSPLVGPALDRRRGAYRLGLLASAGGRAVLALLLSTRTDRLWLYPLAFGLLVLSRAHGISRAAIVPTTIDEHHRLMWANAWLAVTSVAGAAVGAAVGGGVQHFISTKATLWLATILFIVVVPPAFALPKPEGDTAHDHVAGDYRALLSSRLIGGGVVMGACRASVGFLTFLLAFLLRAHGHGTKGFALTIGAAGLGGFAGSAVAPALRKVLREPLLLLSALLLMGGAALYVSHAFTLRNAGLVAAVVGFGSTAGRLAFDSLVQRDAPEAIRGRTFARYETIFQLCWVAGAGMATLIPFHSRGGMRVLALICFGGVALSIYGLIVRGRLVHRPLPALPEGGTELPTKDLS
- a CDS encoding fatty acid--CoA ligase; translation: MADIKTIADLVRVHGRERPDNPALTFGDRTLTFRELDERSNQVANALLTEGVGVADRIAILDKNSIEYFELLFGGGKVNAANVAVNWRLAPPEISQILNDSEAKVIVVGQEFAPVLDAIAADLTAAKKIVVVGGKAGYTSYEDWVAAQPATDTGIESGPNDVGFQLYTSGTTGLPKGVMLTNDNLFALLPIAVPDWGFREDCVNLVAMPLFHIGGSGYATVGFFVGCHTVLMREVDPAAMLAMIPDKRITNMFAVPAVLQFMLMVPGAKDMDFSSLETVVYGASPISVEVLAGAMELFGAKFIQAYGMTETTGAIVCLAPEDHDPVNKPHLLRAAGKPLPGVELRIVDPDTNDDAAVGEVGEIWTRSGQNMLGYWHKPDETANTVDAEGWLKTGDAGYLDADGYLYIHDRVKDMIISGGENIYPAEIENCLMSHPGVADVAAFGIPSEKWGETVHALVVKAAGQDPTPEEIIAFARERLAHFKCPTGVGFIDALPRNPSGKILRRELRAPFWEGRERAVN